CCGGATCAAGGTCCGAGGATGGGACGAGTGGCGTTTCCGCGGCGAGAAGCGCAACCCGTACCAGGTCGAGCACGATGATTTGTTTGCCAGCATCCGCGCGGGATCGCCGTTGAACGAGGCGGAAAACGGCGCGCTATCGACGATGACCTCGATCCTTGGACGCATGGCAACCTACTCGGGCAAGATGATCACCTGGGACCAGGCCATTGGCTCGGACATCAACCTGGCGCCCAAGGAATACGCCTTTAGCGCCACGCCGCCCGTGCCGGTCGTGGCCACGCCGGGCGTTACGCAGGTCGTGTAAGGAGGCACTCGGCGTTAGGTTGCAGGTAGAGAAGAAAATTATGTTGGAAATTGAACCGCCGAATACCCGTCGCGGGTACTCGGCGGTTTTTTATTGCTGGCCGTGGCAATGTGCGGCGTGCACACGGTATTCTTACTCGTTCATTCACGGTGGAATGCATGACCGATAAACGCACGCCGCAACTGATTGGTCCACGGCAGGGGCAGGCGTATTCCGTTGTCGGGGACCGATATATCTTC
The window above is part of the Pirellulales bacterium genome. Proteins encoded here:
- a CDS encoding gfo/Idh/MocA family oxidoreductase — protein: RIKVRGWDEWRFRGEKRNPYQVEHDDLFASIRAGSPLNEAENGALSTMTSILGRMATYSGKMITWDQAIGSDINLAPKEYAFSATPPVPVVATPGVTQVV